The Dermacentor silvarum isolate Dsil-2018 chromosome 3, BIME_Dsil_1.4, whole genome shotgun sequence region CTCACTCTCTGAGCTTGCGTTCCGCACCGGAGAACTAACATTTTCAGTGTAATGACAATACATCAAAGCTAAGATAGTCTGCGTTTGCGGGAACTTCCTCAAAAGTACACCCATTGTAATGATCGCTTTGGCTTTCTAATGCATATTCCTAAGGGTCAGTGTACAATGCGGTTATATGCACAAGAGGAAAGAGCGCGTGCGTACTGTTAGGCGGAGTTAACTTTGACAGTAGAGAACCGTAGGGCACTTGTGGCCCTTGAGGGAGCGCGCGAACGCCATCATGGTGATCCTGTCCGTGACCAGCTTGGACCAGTTGTCGCGCAACCGGTTCTGCAACCTGCGCACACCGTCCTCCTGTGCACTGCCATTGCCCTCTGCGCAGATGACCTCGTCGCCAGTCCTGTTGTTCCCGTCTTTGCACTGCGGCAGTGCCGCATTGTCGGAACGGTTCTCGTCGCCGCCGCGCGTCGCTGCGCTCGGCAGTTCCGAACTGCtggtcgtcgggccgccggcaaAACATTTGCTGCTGGACGCATCGGCGCCGTCGTTTCTCCGGTCTTGAGGCTGCCGCGGGAgtcttgtcgtcgtcgtcgtcgtgacgATCAGGTTGTGGACAGCTTGATTGCCGGTGTTGACTTTGCAGACTCGATGTGCCTTGGAGTACTGATGGACAGGCTGGTCGGACAGACGAGCCGGCTGGCTCGGTTTCTTGCGTCGGATAGCCATGTGGGTCCGCTGCTGTACGATGGCTGTAGTGTCCTCTGAAACGACATAGCACGTACAGGATTGTAGCTTTTGTTTCTCCACCTGGGACTGTGACAGCTTTTCAAAAGCCAAAGCGCAAATCGGTTCGCCATGGATGTCGCGTAAGGGTGTATTATTACTCCCTTTGGGTGGCAAACACCATTGGTGCACTCTCGGAAAAgcttgcaccctttggggctaaAGAGTAAGAACCGGCGCTTGTAGTACACGAAAGTATTGGCATTAACGCCTCCTAAATTGGTATTGGCTTCTAAACTGATTTTAGTTACTCCTAGGAACCGTTCGCTGGAAGCGTGATTGACATCATCCAATATATGAGTCTACGTAAGCATTTCGTGCACAACGGTTGGAAGTCTCGGTACGCGATTCATCGCATAAAACATCGCATTTCATGAAACGAGAATTCCGCATTGTTTTTCCGTGCAACTCGCATGCGTAACTTCGAATAATGCGATAGCCGTGATGAAGCTTTGTAATTATATGTGTAATTATTGTAAGAGCCCGTCACTAACGAATCCTCTGTAGTAATAGAATGTTGGATGAGTCTTTGTGATTTGGATACGGATGAAGGAATGTGAACACATTCTGAACTTTTTTTCACGCGACTGACTTCTCACGGTTTACAACGGACGACACGTCTGACGCGATCACGCGTGCAACCAGCGTGATCTGACCGCCTTGTTTACAATGGACACTGACAGTGTAAGCCTATAGTTTGAAGGTACTTTGTATAATAGTTGCGGGTCACAGTTGAGATTTAATAGCGAAGCACAAGAAACAtgtttccgacggattttcggcacTGGCCGGCGTCACGAGGCGTCGACGCTTGATCTGGCATTGACAGACTTCGGCATCGAGCGAGTGTCGCCCTCAGAGTCGGATTGTTCTGAAGACGTCGACCGGATGCCGAAAATCCCCCGGGAACTTGTTTCTGGGGGAGTTCCGCAACAGTCCTTCGACGGCGGTGTTCGGTATCAAATGTCAATCAAAGAACGCAGCCTGTGTTGGAGCCCTTAGCGGCGGTTATGTCGGGGGTCGGTGAGAACGCGCAATCAGACGCCCGCGTCGGTGACGAGCTAACGGAAGCCATCAACGCAGCCACACCTGCAGGCCGCGCCGGCACAATATGCAGGAACATGAGTCGAATATATCATATAAGGATTTATAGGGAAGCATTTCGAAAAGGGAGCGCTTGCCGAATCGGTTAGGTTTAATTCGGGCAGTGGCGAAACGGCCGGACCCCTGTGACGTTCAGAAGGCTGTAACAACTCGCTTATACAGCTTCGATGGCTTTGTTCGACGAGTTGCGCAGATTGCCATACATCTGCGAAGGTTCCCACTTCTGTAATACCAACTACCAATATGTCTGTGCGGTAAGCCTTGATAACAATTGCCAAGCGATCGAGCACAGCTGCCTGTCGTTCGCGATGAGGACGCACTGTTGTCAAGGCTAGATGAATAGAACATACGGTTTTTTGTATGCTAACAAAGCCAGAAGGCGCGTAAAAGGACACGTCTTCTAGCGGGCTCCGCCAGCACCGTTGGCTCGGAGGGCTCGCACTGTTCTAATATAGCTTCCGACAGTACAGCCTCGTCGGCGTGTGGTGTCAGTGTACGTGTATAAGGCACGACGTGCAGCGTATACTGCACGGCCTCTTTTCGACTAAGCGGACATATATGCAACACAGTGCGCTAAATCTGCGGACTGTAGTTGAAGACGACCATATCACGTTCGAAAAGATGCGTGCAGCATACGGTGTCAAGAGACCCCCCGGCGACTCTGTCGCAGAAGTTTACGGAcgcgaagatatatatatatatatcacaaagCAATCACTGCAGTTCACGACTATGTATACGTTGGATCGCGGTACTCACCCGCAATCGAAGGTCAGCCGAGAGTCGCTGGTCGACAGGCGGCCTGGCGCGCACAGAGGCGGCGCACTCCGGGAAGTGACAGCATGCCCCCACCGACAACCGCGCCGCCGAGGCCCGCTGGTGCGTGCGGCGTTAGCAGCGGCTGCGGTTCATGCGGAGTTTAGACGCCGCGATGAGAGCAGCAGCGGCGGCCCACTCGGAGCAGTTCCAAAAAAAGAATCCTCTCCGGCGATCCCATTTGGGAAACGCGCGCGGTGTTCCTCCCGTGCGAGCAAGGCGCACG contains the following coding sequences:
- the LOC119446441 gene encoding uncharacterized protein LOC119446441, coding for MAIRRKKPSQPARLSDQPVHQYSKAHRVCKVNTGNQAVHNLIVTTTTTTRLPRQPQDRRNDGADASSSKCFAGGPTTSSSELPSAATRGGDENRSDNAALPQCKDGNNRTGDEVICAEGNGSAQEDGVRRLQNRLRDNWSKLVTDRITMMAFARSLKGHKCPTVLYCQS